The Mesorhizobium sp. B1-1-8 genome contains a region encoding:
- a CDS encoding transporter substrate-binding domain-containing protein, whose protein sequence is MKTVLKTMAAALLFGVAAMGVAKADPVKIGVAAEPYPPFTSPDASGKWVGWEIDFIDAVCAEEKLDCVITPVAWDGIIPALTTKKIDLIVSSMSITDERKKTIDFSDKYYNTPTAIIGPKDQKFGATPDDLKGKVVGVQVSTVHAVYAKKHFTGAQEIKEYQTQDEANQDLAAGRLDAVQADSIALGEFLKSDQGKACCDLKGMVAPDDEVLGPGVGAGVRKEDTALKEKINAGIKAIRANGKYDEISKKYFDFDIYGGAPQSN, encoded by the coding sequence ATGAAGACTGTTCTCAAGACAATGGCCGCCGCGCTGCTGTTCGGCGTCGCCGCGATGGGCGTAGCCAAGGCCGATCCGGTCAAGATCGGCGTCGCCGCCGAGCCCTATCCGCCGTTCACCTCGCCGGATGCCTCGGGCAAATGGGTCGGCTGGGAAATCGACTTCATCGACGCCGTCTGCGCCGAAGAGAAGCTCGACTGCGTGATCACGCCTGTCGCCTGGGACGGCATCATTCCGGCGCTGACCACCAAGAAGATCGACCTCATCGTCTCCTCGATGTCGATCACGGACGAGCGCAAAAAGACGATCGACTTCTCGGACAAGTATTACAACACGCCGACGGCGATCATCGGGCCGAAGGATCAGAAGTTCGGCGCCACGCCGGACGACCTCAAGGGCAAGGTCGTCGGCGTTCAGGTATCGACGGTGCATGCCGTCTACGCCAAGAAGCACTTCACCGGGGCGCAGGAAATCAAGGAATACCAGACCCAGGATGAGGCCAACCAGGATCTCGCCGCCGGCCGGCTCGACGCGGTGCAGGCCGATTCCATCGCGCTCGGCGAATTCCTGAAATCCGATCAAGGCAAGGCCTGCTGCGACCTCAAGGGCATGGTGGCTCCGGACGACGAGGTGCTCGGACCGGGCGTCGGCGCCGGCGTGCGCAAGGAAGACACCGCGCTGAAGGAAAAAATCAACGCCGGCATCAAGGCGATCCGCGCCAACGGCAAATATGACGAGATCTCGAAGAAATACTTCGATTTCGATATCTACGGCGGCGCGCCGCAGTCGAACTGA
- a CDS encoding ABC transporter permease, with product MVGLLHSIEIALGATCLGLLIGTGGAFGKLYGGPVTRDLLAVYTTVVRAVPELVLILLLYYAGTDLINQVLTAIGYQRVDISGLAAGIFVLGVVQGAYSTEVIRGAILAIPQGQIEAARAYGMPPGLMLRRITLPAMLPFAIPGLANLWLIATKDTALLAVVGFFELTLATRQAAGVTKAYLLFYVAAGALYLALTLFSNLIIGRVEAWSRRGMPSVKEAR from the coding sequence CTGGTCGGCTTGCTGCATTCGATCGAGATTGCCCTTGGCGCCACCTGCCTCGGCCTTTTGATCGGCACCGGCGGCGCCTTCGGCAAGCTCTATGGCGGGCCGGTGACGCGCGACCTTTTGGCGGTCTACACCACAGTGGTCCGCGCGGTGCCGGAACTAGTGCTGATCCTGCTGCTCTATTACGCGGGCACCGACCTGATCAACCAGGTGCTGACGGCGATAGGCTATCAGCGCGTCGATATCAGCGGGCTGGCGGCCGGCATTTTCGTCCTCGGCGTCGTCCAGGGCGCCTATTCGACGGAGGTCATCCGCGGCGCCATTCTTGCCATCCCGCAGGGGCAAATCGAAGCCGCCCGCGCTTACGGCATGCCGCCGGGCCTGATGCTGCGGCGCATAACGCTGCCGGCGATGCTGCCCTTCGCCATTCCCGGCCTTGCCAATCTCTGGCTGATCGCCACCAAGGACACCGCGCTGCTCGCCGTCGTCGGCTTCTTCGAGCTGACGCTCGCTACAAGGCAGGCGGCAGGGGTGACCAAAGCCTACCTGCTCTTCTACGTCGCCGCCGGCGCGCTCTATCTCGCCCTGACGCTGTTTTCGAACCTGATCATCGGCCGCGTCGAGGCGTGGTCGCGACGCGGCATGCCTTCGGTCAAGGAGGCGCGCTGA
- a CDS encoding ABC transporter permease, which translates to MSSEATAINMAARASIWLRPHRIVLILIALALVFCAAFFMRWDWLPQYWEMGLVGLWRSLWILAVTCALGFMIALPVGLAQAAGSIWVAAPAKVFCTIIRGTPLLLQLWLLYYGLGSLFPQYPWIRESWMWPYLRQAWPYGVLALTLSFAGYEGEVMRGAFAGVPRGQLEAARAFGMSRWKIFRRIWLPQAFYRALPTLTGETVLQLKSTPLVATISVIDIFAVSSKVRQDTYLTYEPLLLLALIYMTITGILVLIFSRIEARIPVKIG; encoded by the coding sequence ATGTCGAGCGAGGCGACCGCGATCAACATGGCGGCGCGCGCCTCCATCTGGCTCAGGCCGCACCGCATCGTGCTGATCCTGATTGCGCTCGCCCTGGTGTTCTGCGCGGCGTTCTTCATGCGCTGGGACTGGCTGCCGCAATATTGGGAAATGGGGCTTGTCGGTCTCTGGCGGTCGCTGTGGATCCTCGCCGTCACCTGCGCGCTCGGCTTCATGATTGCCCTGCCGGTCGGGCTGGCGCAGGCCGCCGGATCGATCTGGGTCGCGGCGCCGGCCAAAGTGTTCTGCACGATCATTCGCGGCACGCCGCTGCTGTTGCAACTGTGGCTGCTCTATTACGGCCTCGGCTCGCTGTTCCCGCAATATCCGTGGATACGCGAGTCCTGGATGTGGCCGTATCTGCGGCAAGCCTGGCCCTATGGCGTGCTGGCGCTGACCTTGTCCTTCGCGGGCTATGAGGGCGAGGTGATGCGCGGCGCCTTCGCCGGCGTGCCGAGAGGGCAACTCGAGGCCGCGCGCGCCTTCGGCATGAGCCGCTGGAAGATCTTCCGCCGCATCTGGCTGCCGCAGGCCTTCTACCGCGCGCTGCCGACGCTGACCGGCGAAACCGTGCTGCAATTGAAGTCGACGCCGCTGGTGGCGACGATCAGCGTCATCGACATCTTCGCCGTCTCGTCCAAGGTGCGCCAGGACACTTATCTCACCTACGAGCCTTTGCTGCTGCTGGCGCTGATCTACATGACCATCACCGGCATTCTGGTCTTGATTTTCAGCCGGATAGAGGCTCGGATTCCGGTGAAGATCGGATAA
- a CDS encoding Ldh family oxidoreductase, giving the protein MQLTLDQATGLCRMAALGAGANEEAAQSLTAAIVAAEAEGLATVGLSHLIDYLEAMEAGRIDGNADPVITRPALAVYLSDARGGLAHTGFDRTIEDLAKAARLFGVAIFSQNNAYTCGALGYFTGRLAAQGLVSFAATNGPALLAGSGSVKPVYCTNPISFAAPAAEGPPLVIDQASSSTAFVNIRKAAENGEKIPEGWALDASGNPTTDPAAAMKGAMLAFGGQRGANIALMVEVLSAGLSGANWSLDAPSFTSGADSPGTGLFVLAIEPKLLDPDFEQRIRDQLDRLRRRYGVYIPGRGRAEAAEKATARGIDVPKAVVQRISEFAERYSA; this is encoded by the coding sequence ATGCAACTCACTCTCGACCAGGCAACAGGGCTGTGCCGGATGGCAGCGCTCGGCGCCGGCGCCAATGAGGAGGCGGCGCAATCGCTGACCGCTGCGATCGTTGCGGCGGAGGCGGAAGGCCTGGCGACGGTCGGCCTGTCGCATCTCATCGACTACCTTGAGGCGATGGAAGCCGGTCGCATCGACGGCAATGCCGATCCGGTGATCACGCGGCCGGCGCTTGCCGTCTATCTTTCCGACGCGCGCGGCGGGCTTGCCCATACCGGCTTCGACCGCACGATCGAGGACCTTGCCAAGGCGGCAAGGCTGTTCGGCGTCGCCATCTTCTCGCAGAATAACGCCTATACCTGCGGCGCGCTCGGCTATTTCACCGGGCGGCTGGCCGCGCAGGGACTGGTCTCATTCGCCGCGACCAACGGGCCGGCCCTGCTTGCCGGCTCGGGCTCGGTCAAGCCGGTCTACTGCACCAATCCGATATCCTTTGCCGCGCCCGCCGCGGAGGGACCGCCGCTCGTCATCGACCAGGCGTCCAGCTCCACTGCCTTCGTCAACATCCGCAAGGCGGCCGAGAACGGCGAGAAAATCCCCGAAGGCTGGGCGCTGGATGCCAGCGGCAATCCGACCACCGATCCTGCAGCGGCCATGAAAGGGGCGATGCTCGCCTTCGGCGGCCAGCGCGGCGCCAACATAGCACTCATGGTCGAGGTGCTGTCGGCAGGCCTTTCCGGCGCCAACTGGTCGCTCGACGCGCCCTCCTTCACCTCAGGGGCGGACAGTCCCGGAACCGGCCTCTTCGTGCTGGCTATCGAGCCCAAACTGCTCGACCCGGATTTCGAACAGCGCATAAGAGACCAGCTCGACCGGCTGCGCCGACGCTATGGCGTGTACATTCCCGGCCGCGGGCGGGCCGAGGCCGCCGAAAAAGCGACGGCGCGCGGCATCGACGTGCCGAAGGCCGTGGTGCAGCGCATTTCCGAATTTGCCGAGCGCTATTCGGCCTGA
- a CDS encoding complex I NDUFA9 subunit family protein yields MTEILQTPKLIVIFGGSGFVGRHIVRALAKRGYRIRVACRRPDLAGHLQPLGNVGQIQPVQANVRVRWSVDRAVQGADHVINLVAILHETGRQKFTAVHEFGARAVAEAARSVGAGLTHISALGADENSPSDYARTKALGEKAVFETIADAVILRPSINFGPEDGFFNRFANMARYSPVLPLIGGGQTKFQPVYVGDVAEAVARSVEGKVGGGQVYELGGPQVLTFKECMEELLAVIDRQRLLIPVPWWVANIQASVLGLLPNPLLTRDQVLQLREHNIVSEEAAKANRTLAGLGIQPQAIATILPSYLWRFRAAGQFQQRRPIADR; encoded by the coding sequence ATGACCGAAATCCTGCAGACGCCCAAGCTCATCGTCATCTTCGGCGGATCCGGTTTCGTCGGCCGCCATATCGTGCGCGCGCTGGCCAAGCGCGGCTACCGCATCCGGGTCGCCTGCCGGCGGCCCGACCTTGCCGGCCATTTGCAGCCGCTCGGCAATGTCGGCCAGATCCAGCCGGTGCAGGCCAATGTGCGCGTGCGCTGGTCGGTCGACCGCGCCGTGCAGGGCGCCGATCACGTCATCAACCTCGTCGCCATTTTGCATGAGACGGGCCGGCAGAAATTCACCGCCGTGCACGAATTCGGCGCCCGCGCCGTCGCCGAAGCCGCGCGCTCGGTCGGCGCCGGCCTCACTCACATCTCCGCGCTCGGCGCCGACGAGAATTCCCCCTCAGACTATGCCCGCACCAAGGCGCTCGGCGAAAAGGCGGTGTTCGAGACGATCGCGGATGCCGTCATCTTGCGGCCGTCGATCAATTTCGGCCCCGAGGACGGCTTCTTCAACCGCTTCGCCAACATGGCGCGCTATTCGCCGGTGCTGCCGCTGATCGGCGGCGGGCAGACGAAATTCCAGCCGGTCTATGTCGGCGACGTCGCCGAGGCGGTGGCGCGCTCGGTCGAAGGCAAGGTCGGGGGCGGCCAGGTCTACGAGCTCGGCGGGCCGCAGGTGCTGACCTTCAAGGAATGCATGGAAGAACTGCTCGCGGTGATCGATCGCCAGCGGCTGCTGATACCGGTGCCGTGGTGGGTGGCGAACATCCAGGCCTCTGTCCTCGGCCTCTTGCCCAATCCGCTGCTGACCAGGGACCAGGTGCTGCAGCTGCGCGAGCACAACATCGTCTCCGAGGAAGCCGCCAAGGCAAACAGGACACTTGCCGGCCTCGGCATCCAGCCGCAGGCGATCGCCACGATCCTGCCGAGCTATCTCTGGCGCTTCCGCGCCGCGGGCCAGTTCCAGCAGCGCCGCCCGATCGCTGACCGATAG
- a CDS encoding cytochrome P450 yields MDTQPAPFVPPAPTPRTTPPSTLEMMRIVYRNPLELWGEHTYNEPWISVTGIGGPLVIANDPGLIRHVLIDNAKNYKMATVRQLILRPILRDGLLTAEGEVWKRSRKAMAPMFTPRHIFGFAQPMLKRTLDFVSRYEAGGTSDIANDMTLLTYDILAETLFSGEIAGEPGSFAKEIDRLFETMGRVDPLDLLRAPEWLPRFTRIRGRKTMAYFRNIVAGTVKMREESMKRDPDGVPQDFLTLLLKAEGPEGLTRSEVEDNIITFIGAGHETTARALGWTLYCLAEAPWERDKIEHEIDAVLSREPDPTKWLDAMPLTRAAFEEALRLYPPAPSINREPIEPETWNGLYIPPYAAVLVMPWVVHRHRKLWDRPNAFMPERFHPQNRDKIDRFQYLPFGAGPRVCIGASFAMQEAIIALAILLSRFRFDVTSETKPWPVQKLTTQPQGGLPMQVSRRG; encoded by the coding sequence ATGGACACCCAGCCCGCCCCCTTCGTGCCGCCGGCGCCGACGCCGCGCACCACGCCGCCGTCGACGCTGGAGATGATGCGCATCGTCTACCGCAACCCGCTCGAACTGTGGGGCGAGCACACCTACAACGAACCTTGGATATCCGTTACCGGCATCGGCGGGCCGCTGGTCATCGCCAACGATCCCGGCCTGATCCGCCACGTGCTGATCGACAACGCCAAAAACTACAAGATGGCGACGGTGCGCCAGCTGATCCTGCGCCCGATCCTGCGCGACGGCCTGCTCACCGCCGAGGGCGAAGTGTGGAAGCGCTCGCGCAAGGCGATGGCGCCGATGTTCACGCCGCGCCACATCTTCGGCTTTGCCCAGCCGATGCTGAAGCGCACGCTGGACTTCGTCAGCCGTTACGAGGCCGGCGGCACGTCAGACATCGCCAACGACATGACGCTGCTCACTTATGACATCCTGGCCGAGACGCTGTTTTCGGGTGAGATCGCCGGCGAGCCGGGCAGCTTCGCCAAGGAGATCGACCGCCTGTTCGAGACCATGGGTCGCGTCGACCCGCTCGATTTGTTGCGCGCGCCGGAATGGCTGCCGCGCTTCACCCGCATCCGCGGCCGCAAGACCATGGCCTATTTCCGCAACATCGTCGCCGGCACGGTGAAGATGCGCGAGGAAAGCATGAAGCGCGATCCCGACGGCGTGCCGCAGGATTTTCTGACGCTGCTGCTCAAGGCCGAGGGGCCGGAGGGTCTGACGCGCTCCGAGGTCGAGGACAACATCATCACCTTCATCGGCGCCGGCCACGAGACGACGGCGCGCGCGCTGGGCTGGACGCTCTATTGCCTCGCCGAGGCGCCTTGGGAGCGCGACAAGATCGAGCACGAGATCGACGCCGTGCTTTCCCGCGAGCCCGACCCGACGAAGTGGCTGGATGCCATGCCGCTGACGCGGGCCGCCTTCGAGGAGGCGCTCAGGCTTTATCCGCCGGCGCCGTCGATCAACCGCGAGCCGATCGAGCCGGAGACCTGGAACGGCCTCTACATTCCGCCCTACGCCGCCGTGCTGGTGATGCCCTGGGTAGTGCACCGCCACCGCAAGCTGTGGGACCGGCCGAATGCCTTCATGCCGGAGCGTTTCCACCCGCAAAACCGCGACAAGATCGACCGTTTCCAGTATCTGCCGTTCGGCGCCGGCCCGCGCGTCTGCATCGGCGCCAGCTTCGCCATGCAGGAGGCAATCATCGCGCTGGCGATCCTGTTGTCGCGCTTCCGCTTCGACGTAACGTCCGAGACAAAACCTTGGCCGGTACAGAAACTGACCACGCAGCCGCAAGGCGGCTTGCCGATGCAGGTCTCCCGCCGCGGCTGA
- the gyrB gene encoding DNA topoisomerase (ATP-hydrolyzing) subunit B: MSDQTESAIGAQAEYGADSIKVLKGLDAVRKRPGMYIGDTDDGSGLHHMVYEVVDNAIDEALAGHADLVSVTLNPDGSVTVIDNGRGIPTDIHTGEGVSAAEVIMTQLHAGGKFDQNSYKVSGGLHGVGVSVVNALSAWLKLKIRRNGEIYEMSFTHGNADAPLKVTGSYEQDRRPGTYEGRSGSEITFFPSAETFTMVEFDYGTLEHRLRELAFLNSGVRIVLTDARHADLVRHELHYDGGLEEFVKYLDRVKKPLIEKPIAIRAERDGITVEVAMWWNDSYHENVLAFTNNIPQRDGGTHLAGFRAALTRQVTGYGESSGQTKKEKVTLTGDDCREGLTAVLSVKVPDPKFSSQTKDKLVSSEVRPVVESLVNEALGTWLEEHPAEGRVVVEKVIQAAAAREAARKARDITRKSSLGVTSLPGKLADCQERDPAKSEIFIVEGDSAGGSAKGGRSRQNQAILPLRGKILNVERARFDRMLSSDMIGTLITALGTSIGKDEFNADKLRYHKIILMTDADVDGAHIRTLLLTFFFRQMPELIERGHLYIAQPPLYKVTRGKSSQYLKDESAFEEYLIESGLDEASLTLASGEVRTGRDLRSAIDDALAVRQLINGLHTRYNRSVVEQAAIAGALNPDVLADLGRANAMAERVAGRLDIIAEETERGWTGRMSTSNDGTGGYVFERTVRGVKDVAQLDAGLIASADARQLDRYAPRLAEIYGEPPVLRRKEVSETISGPMALLNAVFATGRKGLTMQRYKGLGEMNAEQLWETTLDPNVRSLLQVKVNDATDADSLFSRLMGDEVEPRREFIQDNALSVANLDI; encoded by the coding sequence ATGAGCGACCAGACCGAAAGCGCCATTGGCGCGCAAGCCGAATACGGCGCCGATTCCATCAAGGTTTTGAAGGGGTTGGACGCGGTGCGCAAGCGGCCGGGCATGTATATCGGCGATACCGACGACGGCTCGGGCCTGCATCACATGGTCTATGAGGTGGTGGACAACGCCATCGACGAGGCGCTGGCCGGGCACGCCGACCTCGTCTCGGTGACGCTCAACCCCGACGGTTCGGTGACCGTCATCGACAATGGCCGCGGCATTCCGACGGATATCCACACCGGCGAAGGCGTTTCGGCGGCCGAAGTGATCATGACGCAGCTGCATGCCGGCGGTAAGTTCGACCAGAATTCCTACAAGGTATCGGGCGGCCTGCATGGCGTCGGCGTATCGGTCGTCAACGCGCTATCCGCCTGGCTGAAGCTCAAGATCCGCCGCAATGGCGAGATCTACGAAATGAGCTTCACGCATGGCAATGCCGACGCGCCGCTGAAGGTCACCGGCAGCTACGAGCAGGACCGGCGCCCGGGCACCTATGAAGGCCGCAGCGGCAGCGAGATCACCTTCTTTCCGTCGGCCGAGACCTTCACCATGGTCGAGTTCGACTATGGCACGCTGGAGCACCGGCTGCGCGAGCTCGCCTTCCTGAATTCCGGCGTGCGTATCGTCCTGACCGATGCCCGCCATGCCGACCTCGTGCGCCACGAGCTGCACTATGACGGCGGGCTGGAAGAATTCGTCAAATATCTCGACCGGGTGAAGAAGCCGCTGATCGAGAAGCCGATCGCCATCCGCGCCGAGCGCGACGGCATCACCGTCGAGGTGGCGATGTGGTGGAACGACAGCTACCACGAGAACGTGCTGGCCTTCACCAACAACATCCCGCAGCGCGACGGCGGCACGCATCTGGCCGGCTTCCGCGCCGCGCTGACCAGGCAGGTCACCGGCTATGGCGAATCCTCCGGCCAGACCAAGAAGGAGAAGGTGACGCTGACCGGCGACGACTGCCGGGAAGGGCTGACGGCGGTGCTGTCGGTCAAGGTTCCGGATCCGAAATTCTCCTCGCAGACCAAGGACAAGCTGGTCTCGTCCGAGGTTCGTCCAGTGGTTGAAAGCCTGGTCAACGAGGCGCTCGGCACCTGGCTGGAAGAACATCCGGCCGAAGGCAGGGTGGTGGTCGAGAAGGTGATCCAGGCGGCGGCCGCGCGCGAGGCGGCGCGCAAGGCGCGCGACATCACCCGCAAGAGCTCGCTCGGCGTCACCTCTTTGCCCGGCAAGCTTGCCGACTGCCAGGAGCGCGATCCGGCGAAGTCCGAAATCTTCATCGTCGAGGGCGACTCGGCCGGCGGCTCGGCCAAGGGCGGCCGCTCGCGCCAGAACCAGGCGATCCTGCCGCTGCGCGGCAAGATCCTCAACGTCGAGCGGGCGCGCTTCGACCGCATGCTCTCCTCCGACATGATCGGCACGCTGATCACCGCGCTCGGCACCTCGATCGGCAAGGATGAGTTCAATGCCGACAAGCTGCGCTACCACAAGATCATCCTGATGACCGACGCCGACGTCGACGGCGCCCACATCCGCACACTGCTGCTCACCTTCTTCTTCCGGCAGATGCCGGAGCTGATCGAGCGCGGCCATCTCTACATCGCCCAGCCGCCGCTCTACAAAGTGACGCGGGGCAAGAGCTCGCAATACCTCAAGGACGAAAGCGCGTTCGAGGAGTATCTGATCGAATCCGGGCTGGACGAGGCCTCGCTGACGCTCGCCTCCGGCGAGGTGCGGACCGGACGGGACCTGCGCAGCGCCATCGACGATGCGCTGGCGGTGCGGCAGCTGATCAACGGGCTGCACACGCGCTATAACCGCAGCGTGGTCGAGCAGGCGGCGATCGCCGGCGCGCTCAATCCCGATGTGCTTGCCGATCTCGGCCGCGCCAACGCCATGGCGGAGCGCGTCGCCGGGCGGCTCGACATCATCGCCGAGGAGACCGAGCGCGGCTGGACGGGCCGGATGTCGACCTCCAACGACGGGACCGGCGGCTATGTGTTCGAGCGCACGGTGCGCGGCGTCAAGGACGTTGCCCAGCTCGATGCCGGGCTGATCGCTTCGGCCGATGCGCGCCAGCTCGACCGCTATGCGCCGCGCCTTGCCGAGATCTATGGTGAGCCGCCGGTGCTGCGCCGCAAGGAGGTTTCCGAAACGATCTCGGGACCCATGGCGCTGCTCAACGCGGTGTTCGCCACCGGCCGCAAGGGCCTGACCATGCAGCGCTACAAGGGCCTTGGCGAGATGAATGCCGAGCAGCTCTGGGAAACGACGCTCGATCCCAACGTGCGCTCGCTGCTGCAGGTCAAGGTCAACGACGCCACCGATGCCGATAGTCTGTTCTCGCGGCTGATGGGCGACGAGGTGGAGCCCAGGCGCGAGTTCATCCAGGACAATGCGCTGTCGGTAGCCAATCTCGATATCTGA
- a CDS encoding NAD(P)(+) transhydrogenase (Re/Si-specific) subunit beta, with translation MNANFASFLYLVSGILFILALRGLSHPTASRQGNLYGMIGMGIAIATTLALAVPSVGGFGLIVLGLAIGGGLGAVTARRIAMTSMPQLVAAFHSLVGLAAVMVAAAAIYAPESFGIGTAGDIHGQALIEMSLGVAIGAITFTGSVIAFLKLDGRMSGKPIMIGGRHLINIALGIALVVLIVLLVTTESKLVFWLIVAASLVLGVLLIIPIGGADMPVVVSMLNSYSGWAAAALGFTLGNLALIITGALVGSSGAILSYIMCKGMNRSFISVILGGFGGETAAAADDGIERTVKQGSAEDAAYLMMNAQKVIIVPGYGMAVAQAQHALREMADKLKANGVDVKYAIHPVAGRMPGHMNVLLAEANVPYDEVFELEDINSEFAQADVAYVIGANDVTNPSARDDKSSPIYGMPILDVDKARTCLFVKRSLGSGYAGIDNTLFYKDGTMMLLGDAKKMTEEIVKAMDH, from the coding sequence GTGAACGCCAACTTCGCTTCGTTCCTTTATCTTGTCTCCGGCATCCTGTTCATCCTGGCGCTGCGTGGTCTGTCGCACCCGACCGCCAGCCGTCAGGGCAATCTCTACGGCATGATCGGCATGGGCATCGCCATCGCCACCACCCTGGCGCTTGCCGTCCCTTCGGTCGGCGGCTTCGGCCTGATCGTGCTCGGTCTTGCTATCGGCGGCGGCCTCGGCGCAGTCACCGCGCGCCGCATCGCCATGACTTCGATGCCGCAGTTGGTCGCCGCCTTCCACAGCCTCGTCGGCCTTGCCGCCGTCATGGTGGCGGCTGCCGCGATCTATGCCCCGGAAAGCTTCGGCATCGGCACGGCGGGCGACATCCACGGCCAGGCGCTGATCGAGATGAGCCTCGGCGTCGCCATCGGCGCCATCACTTTCACCGGCTCGGTCATCGCCTTCCTGAAGCTCGACGGCCGCATGTCCGGCAAGCCGATCATGATCGGCGGCCGCCACCTTATCAACATCGCGCTCGGCATTGCTCTTGTGGTGCTGATCGTGCTGCTCGTCACCACGGAATCGAAGCTCGTCTTCTGGCTGATCGTGGCGGCATCGCTCGTCCTCGGTGTCCTTCTCATCATCCCGATCGGCGGCGCCGACATGCCGGTCGTGGTGTCGATGCTGAACTCCTATTCCGGCTGGGCGGCGGCTGCGCTCGGCTTCACGCTCGGCAATCTGGCGCTGATCATCACCGGCGCGCTGGTCGGCTCGTCGGGTGCGATCCTGTCCTACATCATGTGCAAGGGCATGAACCGCTCTTTCATCTCCGTCATCCTCGGCGGCTTCGGCGGCGAAACGGCCGCGGCTGCCGATGATGGCATCGAGCGCACCGTCAAGCAGGGCTCGGCGGAGGACGCCGCCTATCTGATGATGAACGCGCAGAAGGTCATCATCGTGCCCGGCTACGGCATGGCGGTCGCCCAGGCGCAGCATGCGCTGCGTGAAATGGCCGACAAGCTCAAGGCTAATGGCGTCGACGTCAAATACGCCATCCATCCCGTCGCCGGCCGCATGCCCGGCCACATGAACGTGCTTCTAGCCGAGGCCAACGTGCCCTATGACGAGGTGTTCGAGCTGGAGGACATCAACTCCGAGTTCGCGCAGGCCGACGTCGCCTATGTCATCGGCGCCAACGACGTCACCAACCCGTCCGCGCGTGACGACAAGTCCTCGCCGATTTACGGCATGCCGATCCTCGACGTCGACAAGGCCCGCACCTGCCTCTTCGTCAAGCGCTCGCTCGGCTCCGGTTATGCCGGCATCGACAACACGCTGTTCTACAAGGACGGCACCATGATGCTGCTCGGCGACGCCAAGAAGATGACCGAGGAAATCGTCAAGGCCATGGATCACTGA
- a CDS encoding proton-translocating transhydrogenase family protein: MDQSLQRALDQLDQATAAVKVAVQNLAAAPGGAEAAGGAAHALSGGAIDPFVFRFAIFVLAIFVGYYVVWSVTPALHTPLMAVTNAISSVIVVGALLAVGISASGIATGFGFVALMLVSVNIFGGFLVTQRMLAMYKKKDK; the protein is encoded by the coding sequence ATGGACCAGAGCTTGCAGAGAGCCCTCGATCAGCTCGATCAGGCGACCGCTGCCGTCAAGGTCGCGGTGCAGAACCTTGCAGCGGCACCGGGCGGCGCCGAGGCCGCCGGCGGCGCCGCACACGCTCTATCGGGCGGCGCCATCGACCCCTTCGTCTTCCGCTTCGCCATTTTCGTGCTGGCGATCTTCGTCGGCTATTATGTGGTCTGGTCGGTAACGCCAGCACTGCATACGCCGCTGATGGCCGTCACCAATGCAATCTCTTCCGTGATCGTCGTCGGCGCGCTGCTTGCCGTCGGCATCTCGGCGTCCGGCATTGCCACGGGCTTCGGCTTCGTGGCGCTGATGCTGGTCTCGGTCAACATCTTCGGCGGCTTCCTCGTCACCCAGCGCATGCTGGCCATGTACAAGAAGAAGGACAAGTGA